The Deltaproteobacteria bacterium genome includes the window ACGCACTTTCCATTCATATCATAAACCGTTACATAGAGGTCCCGGTCGGTAAACTGCCCCTGGCGATTGCCGATTTCGGCAAAGGCTTTATCTTTTCCGTTGGCCTTAAAAAAGGCAATTGCCTTCTTAACCATGGCCTCGGCCTCGGGCGCCGTCCCATGATCTGCGGCATAAACGAACCCTCCCATCATAAACCCTAACAGGCCGATCATCATAACTACCAAAACTTTTTTCATTTTGTCTCCTCCCCCTACTGTCCAATATTTTTTTAAAAACCGGTTTATTCCCGGCCTTAATTATTTATCGGCCTGTTAGGGGAAAACTTTAATCGCTTTCCGGTTTTTCGCCGATGCGCTCCAAAAATTGTTTTTGCCGTGATTTGTTCCACTGGGAACAGAAGACCGGTTTGCCTTTCATAACCCGTTTCATACACAAGGTGCAGGTGTGTTCGCAGGAGACAAAAGGCTCCTGGACCAACCCCTGGGCCTTCTTGGGCCAGAGCGGGTCCGCCAATAAGACCCTGGCCAAACCGATCAGGTCTGCCTGTTGGTCTTTTATGATACAGTTGGCGGTAGCCGGGGTCTGGATCCGGCCGGCGGTAATGACCGGAATCCGGGAAAGGGCGGCTTTGATCCGGGAGGCAAAAGGGACCATGTAGCCTTCCTTCTTTTCTTCCTTGAGATATTCGGGAGAAAAAAAAGAGTCATAGGTGCCGGCCATGACCGAGAGATAGGCCATCTCGCGCTTTTCCAATTCCAGGGCATAGGGGATCGTTTCTTCCAGATGAAGACCGTCCGGCAGCCATTCGTCAGCCAGAAAACGATAGCCTACCGGAAATTCCGGACCCACGGCCTTGAGAACCGAATCAACCACCTGCAAGGGGAAACGCATCCGGTTTTCCAGAGAACCGCCATAGCGATCGGTCCTTTTATTGGTTCGGGAAGACAAAAACTGGACCATCAGATAACCGGTCCCGCCATGAAGTTCGACCCCGTCGAAGCCGGCCTCCTGCACCCTTTTGGCGCCGGCGACATAGGCGGCGATGACCCGCTCGATATCCTCCCCCGTCATTTCCCGGGGGGTGACCTTAGAGGTTTCTATCGGCGATGGAGCGATTTTATCCGACCCATAAGCATAACGTCCGGCATGGTTGATCTGAAGAAAGGCCAGGGCACCCTGTTGATGGATGGTCTTGGCCAGGCCCGACAAACCGAAGAGAAAGCGCTCTTCATCGATGCGCATCGTAAAAGGAGAACCCAGCCCAAGGGGATCGACAGCCACGTTTTCCACAACGATCAGCGAAACCCCGGAAGCGGCCATTTCCTGATAATGATCCAGGATCAGGGAATTGACCGTACCGTCCGGATTGGCATAACCCAGGAACAGAGGGGCCATGGTAATCCGGTTTTTCAAGGTCAGGCCTTTGATCTGAATCGGGGATAAGAGGAAGGGATAATTAGTGCTCATAGGAAACTCCTTTCAGTTTTTGTTATCCGACAGGATTTACAGGATTTATAAGGGAACCTTGATGCCTGTAATCTGGTCCATGGAAAAATCAATGAAGATTTCCCGTTGCTCTCTGTCTTGCAAAAAGACCTGGGGGGAAGAAACGACCTTTCCGATAACCGCGGCTTCGATTTTCCGTTCTTTAAACAGGGCGCACACCTTCTCCGAATTCCCTGCTGGTACGGAAAGGATAAAGCTGAAGCTCTGAAAGGCCAGCAGCCAGTCGCTTAAATCGATCCCCGAAGGCCGGGGGATGGAAGGCAGATCGATGACGGCCCCTTTCCCGGAATTCTCCATCATGATCGCCGTGGTCCCCAGAATTCCGGCATTACTGATGTCTTTAGCCGCACAGGCCAACGTTTTTTCGGCGATCAGCGGCAGAACCTCCAGGCGATAGAGGATTTCTTCCGAAGTTTTCCCTGAATTGGCATCCCAACTGACGACCGACCGGCAGCCCCTTTGCCCCTGAAGATCCACAGCCAGGATCAGATCGTCACCGGTTTGCGCCAGATGGCTACGTAATACTTTTTGGGCCTGCCCCAGGATGGCCACGGAAAGGGCCGGGGCCTGATCCGGGGCATCGGGATGCAAATGTCCGCCCACCATAGGCACGCGAAGTTTTTGACAGCCCTTCCTGATCCCTTCGATGACTTCAGTCCGTCGAACCCCATCCCCGTAGGCCAGAACATTAACCAGGGCAATGGGCCGGCCGCCCATGGAATAGATGTCGTTGACGCTGACCATGACCGCCGCCTTTCCGGCGGCATAGGGTTCGTTGATCAGGAGTTGGGGCATGATCCCATCGGCGGCCAATAGCAAATATTCACCCTTCCAGGGGATCACCGCTGCATCGTCCCCATAATTGGGCAACTGGAGACCGAAAGAGGGTTCCATAACCAGCTTTTCAAAAACCTCCCGGATGGGTTGTTTTCGGGTTAAGCCGGGATAGTTTTTAATTCGGGTGATTAATGAGGAAAGGTCCATAATGTATTATAACAAAATGGAACAAAGTAGTCGAGTCCATAAGATGCCCCGAATGCATTTCTGGAAAATCGGCTTTAAGGCAGTTTCCGGACTAAAATTCCTTAAAATCCCCTTCTCCCATGGGGATGATCTGCTCCGGATTGACTTCTTTCGGCTTCTTCAACGATCCCCTGAATATCTTCCCTTTAACCGTTTCATGATGGGATAAGATTTTGGTCTGATGGCCGATGGCTCCGTTTTGACTTCCGTTAACCACGGCCGCCAACTCTTTTACAAAGGCCTTCATTTGTTCCGCCTGGGCATTCATCTCTTCCGAGGCCGAAGCCGACTCTTCCGCACTGGCGGCATTCATCTGGATCACCTTGTCCATCTCGGCCACCGCCTTGTTTATCTGGTCGATTCCCTGGGCCTGCTCTTGGGAAGCTGCTGTAATTTCTCCCACCAGATCCCCGACTTTTTTCGATCCTGTGGCTACTTTGGTAAAGGCTTCATTGGTCTTCGATACAATATCAGAACCCGTTTTGATCTTTTTCACCGACCCTTCAATCAGATTGGCCGTATTTTTAGCGGCCTCGGCGGCCCTCATAGCCAAATTTCGCACCTCATCAGCCACCACCGCGAATCCGGCACCGGCCTCTCCGGCCCGGGCGGCCTCGACTGCGGCATTGAGGGCCAGCAGATTTGTCTGAAAGGCAATCTCGTCTATCGTCTTAATGATCTTGGCCGTTTCTTCACTGGCCGCTGAAATCGCCTTCATGGACCCGGTCAATTCGGCCATCGAGTGATTGGCTTCATCCACCACCCGGCTCGTTCCGGCCATTAAGCTGTCAGCCTGCCGGGCATTTTCAGCATTGTGTTTGGTCATGGAAGCCATCTCTTCAATGGATGAGGAGGTTTCCTCCAGACCGGCGGCCTGCTCCGAAGCCCCTTCGGCCAAAGACTGACTGGAAGAAGCAACCTGGGAAGAGGCGGAAGCCACCTGATCCGCTCCATCGGTAAGCCCATCGATGACCCGATAAATGGGCCTGGAAATCGACTTGCCCATCAGATAGGAAAAAATTAAACCGCCAAAAGTAATCCCGGCCATAACACCGATGAGGATGTAAAGGATCCTTGAAACTTCTGCCTGCACATCATCGAGGTAGATCCCGCTCCCGATGATCCACCCCCATTCCGGAAGGGCTTTCACATAGGAGATCTTCGGGACCGGCGTTGAAACACCGGGTTTAGGCCAAAAATAATCCACAAACCCCTTTCCCTCCTTCTTACAGACATCCACAAAGGCGACAAACAGTCTCTTCCCGTTAGGGTCTTTTTCTTCGGACAGATTCTTTCCATCCAATTCCGGCTTATAGGGATGCATTACCATGCGCGGTTCCAGATCATTGATCCAGAAATAGTCCTCTTTATTATAGCGGAGGGTTTTAACCGCTTCCTTGGCCCTTTTCTGGGCTTCATCCAATGGCAGGGCGGAGGCCTTTGCCTGTTTGGCATAATAATCCAGGACACCCCAGGCCGTCTCCACCAGTTGCCTGGTTTTTTCGTACTTTGCGTCATACAGGCTGGTCCTGACCTGTGGAATGATCCAGGCAAAAATCAGCGAAAAGCCTATGATAACACTGATACACAACAATAAAATTCTTGTGGAAAGTTTAATCCTGTTTAACATCTTAGCTTCCTTTCTTCACCCTAAACCCGCCGGACCGAATAAAACACTTCGATTTTTTAAAAAGCTGGGAATTTTGATGAATTCATCAATTAGGTTTTCCCGCGATTGCCCCAATCTGATCCGGGGTTCACGGAAATGACGGCATTAGAAACATTGGAAAGGAGAGTGAGAGATACTACCCAAGTGTCTTACGAAAAGGAAAATAGCTAAAGCTGTCAATATTTATATTTTCGGCACGTCGGAAAAAAAACTTTAAAGGGATTTTTTGACCGGGATCATCCGAGCTGGAAATAAACCCGCCTGACTTCATCATTATTTAACAGATCCCGGCTGTTCCCTTCCAGCCCTACCTTGCCGTGCTCCAGGATATAAACCCGCTCCACCAGGTCGAGGGTCAGACTGGCATCCTGCTCAACGATCAAAACCGTCAAGCCCCTCTTCCAGATGGTTTTGATCCCTTCTACGAGCAGGTTTTTCACCAGGGGGGAGAGGCCCACAGAAGGTTCGTCGAGCAAAAGGAGGCGGGGGCTGCTCATCAGGGAGCGGCCTATGGCCACCATCTGCTGCTCCCCCCCGCTAAGGGTCCCGGCTAATTGACGTTTCCTTTCCCTTAGAACGGGGAAAAGACTAAAGACATTTTCCAGGTCGGCTCGAATTTTTTCTTTGTCTTTGCGGAGGAAAGCCCCCATCTCTAAATTTTCGGTCACCGTGAAGTCGAAAAAGAGCTGCCTCCGTTCCGGGCAATGGATAATCCCTTTCCGGACGATCTCATGAGGAGGATGACAGTCGATCCGGTCTCCCTCAAAAAGAATCTCTCCCTCCACCGGGACCAGGGCCGAGATGGCCCGAAGTAAAGTCGTTTTCCCTGCGCCGTTGGGGCCGACTACACCCACAATCTCTTTCTCTGCCAGGCTCAAGCTCAACCCGTTGAGGGCCATGGCCTTCCCGTAAAGGACGCGAAGCGATTTGACCTCCAGCAGATGCACCTTATTCTCTCCTTTCCCCCAGGTAGGCATTGACCACTTTGGGGTTGTTGATGATCTCATCAGGAGGTCCTTCGGCGATCTTGACCCCGAAGACAATGACCGCCACTCGTTCCACCAGCTTCAGCAAGTCCCGCAGGCGATGCTCGATGATCACCATGGCCTGGCCTTTTTTGTGCATGTGCTGAATGGCCGAGGAAAGGATGACTGCGTCCTCCAGGTCCAGTCCGGAAAAAGGTT containing:
- a CDS encoding cache domain-containing protein, with product MKKVLVVMMIGLLGFMMGGFVYAADHGTAPEAEAMVKKAIAFFKANGKDKAFAEIGNRQGQFTDRDLYVTVYDMNGKCVAHGANAKMVGKDLIDMKDSDGVPFVKERVELAKSKGKFWQDYKFTNPVSKKIEPKSMHCEKVGDLIFCCGIYKK
- a CDS encoding NADH:flavin oxidoreductase; translation: MSTNYPFLLSPIQIKGLTLKNRITMAPLFLGYANPDGTVNSLILDHYQEMAASGVSLIVVENVAVDPLGLGSPFTMRIDEERFLFGLSGLAKTIHQQGALAFLQINHAGRYAYGSDKIAPSPIETSKVTPREMTGEDIERVIAAYVAGAKRVQEAGFDGVELHGGTGYLMVQFLSSRTNKRTDRYGGSLENRMRFPLQVVDSVLKAVGPEFPVGYRFLADEWLPDGLHLEETIPYALELEKREMAYLSVMAGTYDSFFSPEYLKEEKKEGYMVPFASRIKAALSRIPVITAGRIQTPATANCIIKDQQADLIGLARVLLADPLWPKKAQGLVQEPFVSCEHTCTLCMKRVMKGKPVFCSQWNKSRQKQFLERIGEKPESD
- a CDS encoding cache domain-containing protein translates to MLNRIKLSTRILLLCISVIIGFSLIFAWIIPQVRTSLYDAKYEKTRQLVETAWGVLDYYAKQAKASALPLDEAQKRAKEAVKTLRYNKEDYFWINDLEPRMVMHPYKPELDGKNLSEEKDPNGKRLFVAFVDVCKKEGKGFVDYFWPKPGVSTPVPKISYVKALPEWGWIIGSGIYLDDVQAEVSRILYILIGVMAGITFGGLIFSYLMGKSISRPIYRVIDGLTDGADQVASASSQVASSSQSLAEGASEQAAGLEETSSSIEEMASMTKHNAENARQADSLMAGTSRVVDEANHSMAELTGSMKAISAASEETAKIIKTIDEIAFQTNLLALNAAVEAARAGEAGAGFAVVADEVRNLAMRAAEAAKNTANLIEGSVKKIKTGSDIVSKTNEAFTKVATGSKKVGDLVGEITAASQEQAQGIDQINKAVAEMDKVIQMNAASAEESASASEEMNAQAEQMKAFVKELAAVVNGSQNGAIGHQTKILSHHETVKGKIFRGSLKKPKEVNPEQIIPMGEGDFKEF
- a CDS encoding ABC transporter ATP-binding protein, which encodes MPTWGKGENKVHLLEVKSLRVLYGKAMALNGLSLSLAEKEIVGVVGPNGAGKTTLLRAISALVPVEGEILFEGDRIDCHPPHEIVRKGIIHCPERRQLFFDFTVTENLEMGAFLRKDKEKIRADLENVFSLFPVLRERKRQLAGTLSGGEQQMVAIGRSLMSSPRLLLLDEPSVGLSPLVKNLLVEGIKTIWKRGLTVLIVEQDASLTLDLVERVYILEHGKVGLEGNSRDLLNNDEVRRVYFQLG